One Tachysurus vachellii isolate PV-2020 chromosome 5, HZAU_Pvac_v1, whole genome shotgun sequence genomic window, ATGAGATCTTCAATCTCATTCTGTAgtctgtgttttgtcttttcCAGAGAGGAACATTTGGCATTTACAGCTTCCACAGCTTCTTCTGCATCCTGTAGACGCTGTGCAAGTTTCTTcctaaaaaagagaaatgtatgTTTCTGGCATTTCAGTGTGGGCTTTCTGTTGACAATAAATGTCATCTTTGTCTTATTGATACATTGTTAAAGTGGAAAGTCAGTAGGTTCTTACTTTGCATCCTCCAGCTCTTCTGTTCTCTGGATGGCATCAGTTTCATACTTGGTTCTCCACTGAGCTACCTCAGAGTTTGCTTTGGAGAGACTGCGCTGTAGCTCAGCCTTAGCCTCCTGCTCCTCTTCATACTGCTCTCTGAGCAGATCAGAATCATGACGAGCCGACTGCACTGCATGAGCCAGGGCGTTCTTGGCCTGGAAAAGTGttttgaatatttgtttttatttaatattatactcTGTAAAAGGTTTTGAAGCACCAGTTGTATAAATACCTTCACTTCCTCTTCAAGTTGTCTCTTAAGATCCTCAATCTGTTGGGTATAGGACTGCTTGCTTCTGGTCAGCTGAGAAACCAAGGAATCCTTCTCTTCCAGTTGTCTTGTGAGTTCACCTTGATTACATTTGATACATTGGTTTCAGTTACATGTGTTTAAAGGAAATACCCTCAAGCCTTAGCCTACTTCTTACCATTCTCAGTTTGCAATTTAGCTTTTTGCATGCTGAAGTCATTGATGCTGCGTTGGCCTTCCTCAAATTTACTCCTATACTCAGTCATCTGGTCCTCAAGGGTTCGGCACAATTTTTCAAGGTTtgtctgaaaaaaaatgtaagaaaataaatatggaaaaaaaaagaaaaaatatttaacagtccTCTTAAAGATAAAACGTATCTGAATTTGATGAgttttgatgtgtttattttaaggataaaatataaatatctatataCACAGTGCATACGTATTGGTTGTTACCTTGGCTTTAACAATCTGCTCCATGTTGGAGACCACATCATCCAGCTCCAGTCTCAGTTCACTCTTCTCCTTCTCAAGCTTCTGCTTCACTCTCTGAAGGTTATCAATCTGCTCTCCCAGGTCTGCAACACTGTCAGCGTGTTTCTTTCTTAAAGTTGCAGCTGTGGCTTCATGATGAAGGGTGGCCTCTTCAAGGTCTCTGCGCAGTTTCTGGAACTCAGCCTCTCTCTTCTTGCTCATTTCAATCTGGGCAGCAGTGGCACCACCAGCCTCCTCCAGCCTCTCGCTGATCTCCTCCAGTTCTCGAGCCAGATCTGCCCTTTGCTTCTCAACCTTGGCACGAGCAGCTCTCTCAGCCTCCAACTCTTCTTCAAGCTCTTCAATACGGGCCTATAGTATAAGATTTTATGGTAAGCACACCAGGTAGGAAAAAAAAGTCCATTATCTCATTAAGGTATCAGTTTACCTGCAACTCCTTAAGTTTCTTTTGAAGTTGGGATGCCATTGCTTGCTCATCCTCGATTTTGCTGTTGAGCTGGCTGATCTCAAAATCTTTTCTGTTGGTTTTGTTAAACATACATGCATAGATGTTTAGTAGTAGTTGGTGGTGTTGTATTATTATTCCATTGTTATTGTTAACAACTTACTTTTTCAGCCTCTCTTCCAGCTGTTGCTTATCATTTTCCAGGTCCATAATATTCTCCTGAGTCAATTTTAAATCGCCTTCAAGTTTTCTTTTAGCTCTCTCAAGGTCCATGCGTAGCTTCTTTTCCTGCTCCAGTGAGCCCTCAAGCTGAAACAAATAATATTCAGTTTTGTTATTAAATCTCATATAGTGTAAGTGATACCAATAACTGTGTAATAAGTACTGACATCATCAACTTGCTGCTCCagtttagctttagctttgGTCAGAGTGTTGACTTTGTCCTCCTCACTCTGCAGATCATCCAGTGTTTGCTGATGAGCTTCCTGGAGAGCTTTTTTCTCCTTGGTCAGCTTGGCGATGATTTCATCCAGAGCCGCCATTTCCTCAGTCAGGTTTTTAACCTATTAAAGAAAACTCTTTGTTGGATGTCTTCTAAAGACATTAGTCTAAATtgtcataaatgtaattatagtaAGGTTAAACCTTATTCTCAGTGGCATGCTTCTCCTTCTCCACTTTGGCCAGAGTAAGTTCTAGATCATCAATATCTTTCTTGAGCTCAGAGCATTCATCCTCCAGCTTTCTCTTCTTAGCTGTCAGCTCAGCATTcatttcctcttcatcttccaGCCTCTCAGTCAGCTCCTTGCATTTTGCTTCAAGTTGGATCTTGTTCTTAATCAGACCTTCACATCGCTCTTCAGCATCACAAAGATTGTCTTGCTCCTGTTTATGCAttaatttttaatgtaatataaatttcAGTTTGAAATATGCACTTTTCTCATAATGTCACAGTTATAACCAAAAACTCACAGCCTGGACTTGGAGCTGCAGGTCATTTTTCTCTTGGAGAAGTGAGACCATTTTCTCCTCAAGCTCCTTTCTGCGGGCTTCAGATTTGGCATAGGCTTCTTTAAGCTTCAAGAATTCTTCCTTCATGTTAGCCATCTCCTTTTCAGCTTCAGCAGACCGTAACAATGGCTTGATTTTGAAGTAGAGCTTCATCCAGGGCCAATTCTTGACACCCATAAAAGCACGAACATTCCACTGGATCACCAGCAAGGCATCCCTAAGGGTCAAGCAGCAAATTTTAGCAAAATTAACTAAGTAGTTAATCTATTGAGAATATAACCATATACAAAATTACCGTCGCTCAACAATTTTCTGGAATTCAACTCTTGAAAGAAGACCACGAGCCCGGGCCTGAATACCAGTGAGGATGAGAGCAAGACGGTCATCTCTCATCTCCTCAAGGGTTCCCAGGAGACCAGCCTTGAAGAACACCTTTGTGATTGAAGTAATACAAAAGatttagattaaaataaataaaaaattacttcTGTCATTCTGTGTGAAACTTTCTTAACCTGTTACAAAATAGTACCTTGGTATGACCAAACTTGTACTGGTTGTGGTCAATATCCAGGGATCCCAGGAGCTTTTCTGCTCCCTTTCTGCTGTCAATAAACTGTCCCTCAGGGATAGCAGAAGGATTTAATATACGgtatctaaaataataaaatgtataagttTGTAGTGAAAACTGTGGTGGAAGTTTTAATTCTGTTATGTCATTCAGAGTTTTTCAAATGGAATTTTTATTGCCACAAACCTATACAAAATGAGtaagtttttattcatttgttcattgtcTTATTTTACAAAAGAGGGATTTAAGAAAATATTGCATGATTAAATGTGCTTAAGCATTAAATTAATAAGTAACTTAAATGTACCTCTGTTTGAAGTCCCCATAGAGGATCCTGTTGGGGAAGCCCTTCCTGCAGATTCTGATGCCCTCCAGCACACCGTTACAGCGCAGCTGGTGCATCACAAGAGGATTCTCCATGGCCCCAGGAGTCTTTGTCTCATTGGGGATGATGCAGCGCACAAAATGAGGGTGAGTTGATCTCAGGTTTGTCATCAGTTTGTTTAAATTCTCCTAAAGTTGGAAGATAATTGGGCAGCGGTCTTATGGTAACCACATATATAGTACATGTTTTAGGGCATTTATATCTATGTAATACTAATGCATTATCTCACCCTGTGAAGAGCAGACACAGTCTGGAAAGAAGAcccctttttcttcttttcctttccttttccacCTGAATCCGTGGCTATAAGAACAAAATGTATGACAATATGTTTCTGTCTTAAAACAAAATCGATCCTTAAGCtcaaatgtttgtttctttatgacATTCCTCAGCCACCTAAATCATCATACCTGAATCAGCGCTAGCATAATTTGCAAAAAGGTGAGCAAGCAATTTCATGGTGGACTTCTGGTATAGCCCCACAACAGTTTCATTGAGTGGATCCTTGTTCTTCACCAGCCAGTTGTTAATGTTGTAGTCCACAGTACCAGCATAGTGAACCAGGGAAAAGTGAGCCTCTGGTTTACCTTTCACAATCCTGGGCTTCTGGAAGTTAGCAGATTTGCCCAAGTGATTGTCATAAAGCTTAGCTTTGAATGTGGCATCACTGGCTTTGGGGAACATGCACTCCTCTTCAAGGATGGACATGATACCCATGGGCTACAGAAACAAGAATGAACAAGCATGAATTTATCTAACCAGACTGTGTTTGTCAAAGTAACTAATCACAAAACTCATGTCTTTAAGTTCACATTTATGCTTGCCTTTTCAATGAGATCAATACAAGCCTGCAAGTCCATGCCAAAGTCAATGAATTCCCACTCAATACCCTCTTTCTTGTATTCTTCTTGCTCCAGCACAAACATGTGGTGGTTGAAAAACTGCTGCAACTTCTCATTAGTAAAGTTGATGCACAGCTGCTCAAAGGTGTTGAACTGAAGCAGAAATGTTGTACCATTAACATAagtaaattgtaaaaatgtacacaaataaGTGTAAAAATATCCCATTGTGCTATGTTAAAAGAaggtaaataaaacatacatcaAAGATCTCAAAGCCAGCGATATCCAGCACACCAATGAAGTACTGGCGAGGCTGCTTTGTGTCCAGAGATTGGTTAATTCTCACAACCATCCAAAGGAACATCTTCTCATATACTGATTTTGAAAGCGCACCAATTGCATAGtacacc contains:
- the LOC132845595 gene encoding myosin-7, producing MSDAQMAEFGAAASYLRKSDKERLEAQTRPFDMKKECFVPDAEEEYLKATIVSRDGDKVTCETSKKTTVTVKEADVHPQNPPKFDKIEDMAMFTFLHEPAVLFNLKERYAAWMIYTYSGLFCVTVNPYKWLPVYNQEVVVAYRGKKRSEAPPHIFSISDNAYQYMLSDRENQSILITGESGAGKTVNTKRVIQYFASIAASAVTKRDTTEKKGTLEDQIIQCNPALEAFGNAKTIRNDNSSRFGKFIRIHFGATGKLASADIETYLLEKSRVTFQLKAERDYHIFYQILSQKKPELLEMLLITANPYDYAFISQGETQVASINDAEELMATDEAFDVLGFTQEEKNSIYKLIGAIMHYGNMKFKQKQREEQAEADGTEDADKSAYLMGLNSADLIKALCHPRVKVGNEWVTKGQNVQQVYYAIGALSKSVYEKMFLWMVVRINQSLDTKQPRQYFIGVLDIAGFEIFDFNTFEQLCINFTNEKLQQFFNHHMFVLEQEEYKKEGIEWEFIDFGMDLQACIDLIEKPMGIMSILEEECMFPKASDATFKAKLYDNHLGKSANFQKPRIVKGKPEAHFSLVHYAGTVDYNINNWLVKNKDPLNETVVGLYQKSTMKLLAHLFANYASADSATDSGGKGKEKKKKGSSFQTVSALHRENLNKLMTNLRSTHPHFVRCIIPNETKTPGAMENPLVMHQLRCNGVLEGIRICRKGFPNRILYGDFKQRYRILNPSAIPEGQFIDSRKGAEKLLGSLDIDHNQYKFGHTKVFFKAGLLGTLEEMRDDRLALILTGIQARARGLLSRVEFQKIVERRDALLVIQWNVRAFMGVKNWPWMKLYFKIKPLLRSAEAEKEMANMKEEFLKLKEAYAKSEARRKELEEKMVSLLQEKNDLQLQVQAEQDNLCDAEERCEGLIKNKIQLEAKCKELTERLEDEEEMNAELTAKKRKLEDECSELKKDIDDLELTLAKVEKEKHATENKVKNLTEEMAALDEIIAKLTKEKKALQEAHQQTLDDLQSEEDKVNTLTKAKAKLEQQVDDLEGSLEQEKKLRMDLERAKRKLEGDLKLTQENIMDLENDKQQLEERLKKKDFEISQLNSKIEDEQAMASQLQKKLKELQARIEELEEELEAERAARAKVEKQRADLARELEEISERLEEAGGATAAQIEMSKKREAEFQKLRRDLEEATLHHEATAATLRKKHADSVADLGEQIDNLQRVKQKLEKEKSELRLELDDVVSNMEQIVKAKTNLEKLCRTLEDQMTEYRSKFEEGQRSINDFSMQKAKLQTENGELTRQLEEKDSLVSQLTRSKQSYTQQIEDLKRQLEEEVKAKNALAHAVQSARHDSDLLREQYEEEQEAKAELQRSLSKANSEVAQWRTKYETDAIQRTEELEDAKKKLAQRLQDAEEAVEAVNAKCSSLEKTKHRLQNEIEDLMVDVERSNAAAAALDKKQRNFDKILAEWKQKYEESQSELESSQKEARSLSTELFKLKNSYEESLDHLETMKRENKNLQEEISDLTEQIGESGKSIHELEKIRKQLEQEKAEIQTALEEAEGSLEHEEGKILRAQLEFNQVKADIERKLSEKDEEMEQAKRNQQRVVDTLQSSLESETRSRNEALRIKKKMEGDLNEMEIQLSQANRQAAEAQKQLKSLHAHVKDTQLHLDDALRANDDLKENIAIVERRNNLLQAELDELRSLVEQTERGRKLAEQELLDVSERVQLLHSQNTSLLNQKKKLEGDTSQLQTEVEEAVQECRNAEEKAKKAITDAAMMAEELKKEQDTSAHLERMKKNMEQTIKDLQHRLDEAEQIAMKGGKKQVQKLEARVKELENEVELEQRKASDSVKGIRKYERRIKELTYQTEEDRKNLARLQDLVDKLQLKVKSYKRSAEEAEEQANSNLSKFRKIQHELDEAEERADIAESQVNKLRAKSRDTGSKKGHDEE